The Toxorhynchites rutilus septentrionalis strain SRP chromosome 3, ASM2978413v1, whole genome shotgun sequence genome includes a region encoding these proteins:
- the LOC129775250 gene encoding uncharacterized protein LOC129775250 isoform X1 has product MWSPSYEIIVETLTGSEFEVTVSDRDTVGYIKSKIQKYEGIPTSQQHLLYNHKELHDATEIKDIPLANGSRLRLVLGMKGGPISSKRVVTISDYENWFDMSDVLSRQDAANLKTPGLKLLVNKKNIHRLMKVRAEKASDSIKGSISKIIGSQTGDEADSEDLERVRKVRDDKITTEKLNQIKSKLNMKKKKMSSSALQVPETEMVIKEEKTPIARPTYSAGPIGSAIPHSSRSFPQAATIATATREPFLPQINFHNAITRQAELDRHSQIRENLQRNRSFKTISAKNLNVSAHDMTVHDSSRLERSLSFHSNGILNRMDADPTGSSRVGYSQSQHQLSSASLHDIIELLKYNPTKLRTISNDALNKMVNKKSHHHNSAKLLDNSSLKNIDELIRDYDVTMTNRVKAATAAAATATAGDCSNLLAESVFNKEPGFSTEIAFDGGPNAAGLDKSFRTVYKSTSDDNGSYELPKLLIREDSPVESFHSSYPHLETVALRGESPKNFNSLAKLQDTGHAGLSENQASLAPGSVTKANSEKSKLASGSLLQLYEHPPSATAAATAIGSIGSGPSNSGSTWTPHYGGVGHHHHHSDLGINELELKFINNGLLEKGASSGSVFKLPAVSNLEINHWNALSSDSMNNYATAGEGKEKEEVPNSRTSNGFIHSDLSISSDEDDLFSISDLIYKNQANKSKSIDLNEFRKTFGSSPTLLNNFGGTNCNLAPQLSRLDAIPSQYRRGYTNLNDAGLSSSTSELECVNATTKKKTGSGDNGELSPLLKHRNNDHVSYVRSYENLNRYKAFSMKNGEASDILRYQQGGGQLLPGISNLSSIADPVLNNSGGSGSNLIDDSFTDFEYRFSRLSCSGGNIHHNGSSISSSSNSSNNTSSNTQNTTSSQQNSSYHSGSNNRMPSSNDINQRNRLLPGHPPYNYTSSPFNNCSTPATNYCFPSDESLFNAFFDDFVEIDTSDIFDNAEYINLGGSRNSNTSTSKMLQKANNTNLLLPEILQQDELLLKTQSSFPETDDDLLSDDTHYSAIHQVDGGEPAHPTQSDEKGLPPIISQVKSLDQSSMHHHPAEPLKSKKLRCAQCNRKLGVIMIMKCHCEKIFCAQHRYAEAHNCSYNFKLEGKKLLERENPLVVAQKLPKI; this is encoded by the exons ACAAGATGCAGCCAACTTGAAGACTCCCGGATTGAAACTGCTAGTCAACAAAAAGAACATACACCGGTTGATGAAGGTTCGCGCAGAGAAAGCTTCAGACAGCATCAAGGGATCGATTTCGAAGATCATTGGTAGTCAGACCGGTGACGAAGCCGATAGTGAGGATTTAGAACGTGTGCGAAAAGTTCGTGATGATAAAATTACCACAGAG AAACTCAATCAAATAAAGTCAAAACTGAacatgaagaagaagaaaatgagcAGCTCTGCTCTACAGGTACCGGAAACTGAAATGGTGATCAAGGAGGAAAAAACACCCATCGCTCGTCCCACTTATTCGGCTGGTCCGATCGGTTCGGCGATTCCCCACAGCTCGCGTTCTTTTCCACAGGCGGCCACCATTGCAACAGCAACCCGGGAGCCGTTCCTTCCCCAGATCAACTTCCACAATGCCATCACTCGGCAGGCGGAGCTGGACCGTCACTCACAGATCCGTGAGAATCTCCAGCGCAATCGTTCCTTCAAAACCATCAGTGCTAAAAATTTAAACGTATCCGCCCACGATATGACGGTGCACGATTCGAGCAGGCTCGAACGCTCATTATCGTTTCACTCCAACGGCATCCTCAACCGCATGGATGCTGATCCCACGGGAAGCAGTCGCGTTGGTTACAGCCAATCGCAACATCAACTTTCATCCGCCTCGCTGCATGATATAATCGAGCTACTCAAGTACAACCCAACCAAGCTGCGCACCATCTCCAACGACGCGCTTAACAAGATGGTCAACAAAAAGTCACACCATCACAATTCAGCTAAACTGTTGGACAATAGTTCACTAAAGAACATTGATGAGTTGATCCGCGATTACGACGTGACAATGACCAATCGTGTCAAGGCGGCGACAGCAGCCGCGGCAACTGCGACAGCTGGCGATTGCTCTAATTTACTTGCGGAAAGTGTGTTTAACAAAGAGCCAGGATTCTCAACGGAAATCGCATTCGATGGTGGACCGAATGCAGCTGGATTGGATAAATCGTTTCGGACGGTGTACAAATCTACTTCGGATG ACAACGGTTCGTACGAGCTGCCGAAACTTCTGATCCGAGAGGATTCACCGGTCGAATCGTTTCACAGTTCCTATCCACATCTGGAAACGGTCGCACTGCGTGGCGAATCGCCGAAGAATTTCAACTCGCTCGCGAAGCTGCAGGACACCGGCCACGCTGGATTGTCTGAGAATCAAGCATCATTAGCTCCCGGAAGTGTAACGAAGGCCAACAGCGAGAAGAGCAAATTAGCGTCTGGTTCCCTGTTACAACTGTACGAGCATCCGCCGTCGGCAACGGCCGCTGCAACTGCGATCGGGAGCATAGGAAGCGGGCCCTCGAACAGTGGTAGTACCTGGACTCCTCACTATGGCGGCGTTGGACACCACCATCACCACTCGGATCTGGGAATAAATGAACTCGAGCTGAAATTCATCAACAATGGACTGCTGGAAAAGGGTGCGAGCAGTGGTTCCGTGTTCAAGCTACCAGCAGTTTCGAATTTAGAGATCAATCATTGGAATGCCTTGTCCAGTGATTCGATGAATAACTATGCGACTGCCGGCGAGGGCAAGGAAAAAGAGGAGGTCCCGAACTCGCGAACATCTAATGGGTTTATACACAGTGATCTATCGATTTCATCCGATGAGGATGACTTGTTCAGTATATCGGACCTCATCTACAAGAACCAGGCCAACAAGTCGAAATCGATCGATCTGAATGAATTTCGTAAAACGTTCGGCAGTAGTCCTACGTTGTTAAATAATTTCGGAGGGACCAACTGTAATTTAGCCCCGCAACTGTCGCGATTGGACGCAATCCCATCACAATATCGGAGGGGTTACACCAATTTGAACGATGCGGGTCTGTCAAGTTCAACCTCCGAGCTGGAGTGCGTGAACGCTACCACGAAGAAAAAGACTGGAAGTGGTGACAACGGAGAGTTGTCGCCATTGCTAAAACATAGAAATAATGATCATGTTTCCTACGTCAGAAGCTACGAGAATTTAAACCGATATAAGGCTTTTTCTATGAAGAACGGAGAAGCAAGCGATATTTTGCGATATCAACAGGGTGGAGGGCAATTGTTGCCTGGTATTAGTAATTTAAGTAGTATTGCAGATCCGGTTCTAAATAACAGCGGTGGAAGCGGTTCGAATCTGATTGACGATAGTTTCACAGATTTCGAATATAGGTTCTCTAGGTTAAGTTGTTCGGGTGGAAACATTCATCACAATGGAAGTAGTATTAGTAGCAGTAGCAATAGTAGTAACAATACCAGTAGCAATACCCAGAATACTACCAGTAGTCAGCAAAATAGCAGTTATCACAGTGGTAGCAATAATCGAATGCCATCCTCGAACGATATAAACCAACGGAATCGTTTGCTACCCGGTCATCCTCCGTATAACTATACTTCTTCGCCCTTCAACAACTGTTCTACACCTGCTACGAATTACTGTTTTCCATCCGATGAAAGTCTCTTCAATGCTTTCTTCGACGATTTTGTGGAGATTGATACGAGCGATATATTCGACAATGCGGAGTACATCAACCTCGGGGGAAGTCGAAACTCTAACACTTCGACCTCGAAGATGCTGCAAAAGGCCAACAACACAAACCTTCTTTTGCCTGAAATTCTCCAACAAGATGAACTTCTGCTGAAAACCCAGTCAAGTTTCCCCGAAACTGATGATGATTTGCTCAGTGATGACACTCATTACTCGGCTATCCATCAGGTGGATGGTGGGGAGCCAGCCCATCCCACCCAGTCGGATGAGAAAGGATTACCGCCCATTATTTCCCAAGTCAAATCGCTAGATCAATCTTCAATGCACCATCACCCTGCCGAGCCGCTGAAATCGAAGAAACTTCGTTGTGCGCAATGCAACCGCAAGCTGGGCGTCATCATGATCATGAAATGTCATTGCGAGAAGATTTTCTGCGCACAGCATCGTTACGCCGAGGCGCACAACTGTTCTTACAATTTTAAACTCGAAGGAAAGAAACTTCTCGAGCGTGAGAATCCACTTGTGGTGGCTCAGAAATTACCCAAAATTTAG
- the LOC129775250 gene encoding uncharacterized protein LOC129775250 isoform X3: MKVRAEKASDSIKGSISKIIGSQTGDEADSEDLERVRKVRDDKITTEKLNQIKSKLNMKKKKMSSSALQVPETEMVIKEEKTPIARPTYSAGPIGSAIPHSSRSFPQAATIATATREPFLPQINFHNAITRQAELDRHSQIRENLQRNRSFKTISAKNLNVSAHDMTVHDSSRLERSLSFHSNGILNRMDADPTGSSRVGYSQSQHQLSSASLHDIIELLKYNPTKLRTISNDALNKMVNKKSHHHNSAKLLDNSSLKNIDELIRDYDVTMTNRVKAATAAAATATAGDCSNLLAESVFNKEPGFSTEIAFDGGPNAAGLDKSFRTVYKSTSDDNGSYELPKLLIREDSPVESFHSSYPHLETVALRGESPKNFNSLAKLQDTGHAGLSENQASLAPGSVTKANSEKSKLASGSLLQLYEHPPSATAAATAIGSIGSGPSNSGSTWTPHYGGVGHHHHHSDLGINELELKFINNGLLEKGASSGSVFKLPAVSNLEINHWNALSSDSMNNYATAGEGKEKEEVPNSRTSNGFIHSDLSISSDEDDLFSISDLIYKNQANKSKSIDLNEFRKTFGSSPTLLNNFGGTNCNLAPQLSRLDAIPSQYRRGYTNLNDAGLSSSTSELECVNATTKKKTGSGDNGELSPLLKHRNNDHVSYVRSYENLNRYKAFSMKNGEASDILRYQQGGGQLLPGISNLSSIADPVLNNSGGSGSNLIDDSFTDFEYRFSRLSCSGGNIHHNGSSISSSSNSSNNTSSNTQNTTSSQQNSSYHSGSNNRMPSSNDINQRNRLLPGHPPYNYTSSPFNNCSTPATNYCFPSDESLFNAFFDDFVEIDTSDIFDNAEYINLGGSRNSNTSTSKMLQKANNTNLLLPEILQQDELLLKTQSSFPETDDDLLSDDTHYSAIHQVDGGEPAHPTQSDEKGLPPIISQVKSLDQSSMHHHPAEPLKSKKLRCAQCNRKLGVIMIMKCHCEKIFCAQHRYAEAHNCSYNFKLEGKKLLERENPLVVAQKLPKI; encoded by the exons ATGAAGGTTCGCGCAGAGAAAGCTTCAGACAGCATCAAGGGATCGATTTCGAAGATCATTGGTAGTCAGACCGGTGACGAAGCCGATAGTGAGGATTTAGAACGTGTGCGAAAAGTTCGTGATGATAAAATTACCACAGAG AAACTCAATCAAATAAAGTCAAAACTGAacatgaagaagaagaaaatgagcAGCTCTGCTCTACAGGTACCGGAAACTGAAATGGTGATCAAGGAGGAAAAAACACCCATCGCTCGTCCCACTTATTCGGCTGGTCCGATCGGTTCGGCGATTCCCCACAGCTCGCGTTCTTTTCCACAGGCGGCCACCATTGCAACAGCAACCCGGGAGCCGTTCCTTCCCCAGATCAACTTCCACAATGCCATCACTCGGCAGGCGGAGCTGGACCGTCACTCACAGATCCGTGAGAATCTCCAGCGCAATCGTTCCTTCAAAACCATCAGTGCTAAAAATTTAAACGTATCCGCCCACGATATGACGGTGCACGATTCGAGCAGGCTCGAACGCTCATTATCGTTTCACTCCAACGGCATCCTCAACCGCATGGATGCTGATCCCACGGGAAGCAGTCGCGTTGGTTACAGCCAATCGCAACATCAACTTTCATCCGCCTCGCTGCATGATATAATCGAGCTACTCAAGTACAACCCAACCAAGCTGCGCACCATCTCCAACGACGCGCTTAACAAGATGGTCAACAAAAAGTCACACCATCACAATTCAGCTAAACTGTTGGACAATAGTTCACTAAAGAACATTGATGAGTTGATCCGCGATTACGACGTGACAATGACCAATCGTGTCAAGGCGGCGACAGCAGCCGCGGCAACTGCGACAGCTGGCGATTGCTCTAATTTACTTGCGGAAAGTGTGTTTAACAAAGAGCCAGGATTCTCAACGGAAATCGCATTCGATGGTGGACCGAATGCAGCTGGATTGGATAAATCGTTTCGGACGGTGTACAAATCTACTTCGGATG ACAACGGTTCGTACGAGCTGCCGAAACTTCTGATCCGAGAGGATTCACCGGTCGAATCGTTTCACAGTTCCTATCCACATCTGGAAACGGTCGCACTGCGTGGCGAATCGCCGAAGAATTTCAACTCGCTCGCGAAGCTGCAGGACACCGGCCACGCTGGATTGTCTGAGAATCAAGCATCATTAGCTCCCGGAAGTGTAACGAAGGCCAACAGCGAGAAGAGCAAATTAGCGTCTGGTTCCCTGTTACAACTGTACGAGCATCCGCCGTCGGCAACGGCCGCTGCAACTGCGATCGGGAGCATAGGAAGCGGGCCCTCGAACAGTGGTAGTACCTGGACTCCTCACTATGGCGGCGTTGGACACCACCATCACCACTCGGATCTGGGAATAAATGAACTCGAGCTGAAATTCATCAACAATGGACTGCTGGAAAAGGGTGCGAGCAGTGGTTCCGTGTTCAAGCTACCAGCAGTTTCGAATTTAGAGATCAATCATTGGAATGCCTTGTCCAGTGATTCGATGAATAACTATGCGACTGCCGGCGAGGGCAAGGAAAAAGAGGAGGTCCCGAACTCGCGAACATCTAATGGGTTTATACACAGTGATCTATCGATTTCATCCGATGAGGATGACTTGTTCAGTATATCGGACCTCATCTACAAGAACCAGGCCAACAAGTCGAAATCGATCGATCTGAATGAATTTCGTAAAACGTTCGGCAGTAGTCCTACGTTGTTAAATAATTTCGGAGGGACCAACTGTAATTTAGCCCCGCAACTGTCGCGATTGGACGCAATCCCATCACAATATCGGAGGGGTTACACCAATTTGAACGATGCGGGTCTGTCAAGTTCAACCTCCGAGCTGGAGTGCGTGAACGCTACCACGAAGAAAAAGACTGGAAGTGGTGACAACGGAGAGTTGTCGCCATTGCTAAAACATAGAAATAATGATCATGTTTCCTACGTCAGAAGCTACGAGAATTTAAACCGATATAAGGCTTTTTCTATGAAGAACGGAGAAGCAAGCGATATTTTGCGATATCAACAGGGTGGAGGGCAATTGTTGCCTGGTATTAGTAATTTAAGTAGTATTGCAGATCCGGTTCTAAATAACAGCGGTGGAAGCGGTTCGAATCTGATTGACGATAGTTTCACAGATTTCGAATATAGGTTCTCTAGGTTAAGTTGTTCGGGTGGAAACATTCATCACAATGGAAGTAGTATTAGTAGCAGTAGCAATAGTAGTAACAATACCAGTAGCAATACCCAGAATACTACCAGTAGTCAGCAAAATAGCAGTTATCACAGTGGTAGCAATAATCGAATGCCATCCTCGAACGATATAAACCAACGGAATCGTTTGCTACCCGGTCATCCTCCGTATAACTATACTTCTTCGCCCTTCAACAACTGTTCTACACCTGCTACGAATTACTGTTTTCCATCCGATGAAAGTCTCTTCAATGCTTTCTTCGACGATTTTGTGGAGATTGATACGAGCGATATATTCGACAATGCGGAGTACATCAACCTCGGGGGAAGTCGAAACTCTAACACTTCGACCTCGAAGATGCTGCAAAAGGCCAACAACACAAACCTTCTTTTGCCTGAAATTCTCCAACAAGATGAACTTCTGCTGAAAACCCAGTCAAGTTTCCCCGAAACTGATGATGATTTGCTCAGTGATGACACTCATTACTCGGCTATCCATCAGGTGGATGGTGGGGAGCCAGCCCATCCCACCCAGTCGGATGAGAAAGGATTACCGCCCATTATTTCCCAAGTCAAATCGCTAGATCAATCTTCAATGCACCATCACCCTGCCGAGCCGCTGAAATCGAAGAAACTTCGTTGTGCGCAATGCAACCGCAAGCTGGGCGTCATCATGATCATGAAATGTCATTGCGAGAAGATTTTCTGCGCACAGCATCGTTACGCCGAGGCGCACAACTGTTCTTACAATTTTAAACTCGAAGGAAAGAAACTTCTCGAGCGTGAGAATCCACTTGTGGTGGCTCAGAAATTACCCAAAATTTAG
- the LOC129775250 gene encoding uncharacterized protein LOC129775250 isoform X2 — MSRQDAANLKTPGLKLLVNKKNIHRLMKVRAEKASDSIKGSISKIIGSQTGDEADSEDLERVRKVRDDKITTEKLNQIKSKLNMKKKKMSSSALQVPETEMVIKEEKTPIARPTYSAGPIGSAIPHSSRSFPQAATIATATREPFLPQINFHNAITRQAELDRHSQIRENLQRNRSFKTISAKNLNVSAHDMTVHDSSRLERSLSFHSNGILNRMDADPTGSSRVGYSQSQHQLSSASLHDIIELLKYNPTKLRTISNDALNKMVNKKSHHHNSAKLLDNSSLKNIDELIRDYDVTMTNRVKAATAAAATATAGDCSNLLAESVFNKEPGFSTEIAFDGGPNAAGLDKSFRTVYKSTSDDNGSYELPKLLIREDSPVESFHSSYPHLETVALRGESPKNFNSLAKLQDTGHAGLSENQASLAPGSVTKANSEKSKLASGSLLQLYEHPPSATAAATAIGSIGSGPSNSGSTWTPHYGGVGHHHHHSDLGINELELKFINNGLLEKGASSGSVFKLPAVSNLEINHWNALSSDSMNNYATAGEGKEKEEVPNSRTSNGFIHSDLSISSDEDDLFSISDLIYKNQANKSKSIDLNEFRKTFGSSPTLLNNFGGTNCNLAPQLSRLDAIPSQYRRGYTNLNDAGLSSSTSELECVNATTKKKTGSGDNGELSPLLKHRNNDHVSYVRSYENLNRYKAFSMKNGEASDILRYQQGGGQLLPGISNLSSIADPVLNNSGGSGSNLIDDSFTDFEYRFSRLSCSGGNIHHNGSSISSSSNSSNNTSSNTQNTTSSQQNSSYHSGSNNRMPSSNDINQRNRLLPGHPPYNYTSSPFNNCSTPATNYCFPSDESLFNAFFDDFVEIDTSDIFDNAEYINLGGSRNSNTSTSKMLQKANNTNLLLPEILQQDELLLKTQSSFPETDDDLLSDDTHYSAIHQVDGGEPAHPTQSDEKGLPPIISQVKSLDQSSMHHHPAEPLKSKKLRCAQCNRKLGVIMIMKCHCEKIFCAQHRYAEAHNCSYNFKLEGKKLLERENPLVVAQKLPKI; from the exons ATGTCTAG ACAAGATGCAGCCAACTTGAAGACTCCCGGATTGAAACTGCTAGTCAACAAAAAGAACATACACCGGTTGATGAAGGTTCGCGCAGAGAAAGCTTCAGACAGCATCAAGGGATCGATTTCGAAGATCATTGGTAGTCAGACCGGTGACGAAGCCGATAGTGAGGATTTAGAACGTGTGCGAAAAGTTCGTGATGATAAAATTACCACAGAG AAACTCAATCAAATAAAGTCAAAACTGAacatgaagaagaagaaaatgagcAGCTCTGCTCTACAGGTACCGGAAACTGAAATGGTGATCAAGGAGGAAAAAACACCCATCGCTCGTCCCACTTATTCGGCTGGTCCGATCGGTTCGGCGATTCCCCACAGCTCGCGTTCTTTTCCACAGGCGGCCACCATTGCAACAGCAACCCGGGAGCCGTTCCTTCCCCAGATCAACTTCCACAATGCCATCACTCGGCAGGCGGAGCTGGACCGTCACTCACAGATCCGTGAGAATCTCCAGCGCAATCGTTCCTTCAAAACCATCAGTGCTAAAAATTTAAACGTATCCGCCCACGATATGACGGTGCACGATTCGAGCAGGCTCGAACGCTCATTATCGTTTCACTCCAACGGCATCCTCAACCGCATGGATGCTGATCCCACGGGAAGCAGTCGCGTTGGTTACAGCCAATCGCAACATCAACTTTCATCCGCCTCGCTGCATGATATAATCGAGCTACTCAAGTACAACCCAACCAAGCTGCGCACCATCTCCAACGACGCGCTTAACAAGATGGTCAACAAAAAGTCACACCATCACAATTCAGCTAAACTGTTGGACAATAGTTCACTAAAGAACATTGATGAGTTGATCCGCGATTACGACGTGACAATGACCAATCGTGTCAAGGCGGCGACAGCAGCCGCGGCAACTGCGACAGCTGGCGATTGCTCTAATTTACTTGCGGAAAGTGTGTTTAACAAAGAGCCAGGATTCTCAACGGAAATCGCATTCGATGGTGGACCGAATGCAGCTGGATTGGATAAATCGTTTCGGACGGTGTACAAATCTACTTCGGATG ACAACGGTTCGTACGAGCTGCCGAAACTTCTGATCCGAGAGGATTCACCGGTCGAATCGTTTCACAGTTCCTATCCACATCTGGAAACGGTCGCACTGCGTGGCGAATCGCCGAAGAATTTCAACTCGCTCGCGAAGCTGCAGGACACCGGCCACGCTGGATTGTCTGAGAATCAAGCATCATTAGCTCCCGGAAGTGTAACGAAGGCCAACAGCGAGAAGAGCAAATTAGCGTCTGGTTCCCTGTTACAACTGTACGAGCATCCGCCGTCGGCAACGGCCGCTGCAACTGCGATCGGGAGCATAGGAAGCGGGCCCTCGAACAGTGGTAGTACCTGGACTCCTCACTATGGCGGCGTTGGACACCACCATCACCACTCGGATCTGGGAATAAATGAACTCGAGCTGAAATTCATCAACAATGGACTGCTGGAAAAGGGTGCGAGCAGTGGTTCCGTGTTCAAGCTACCAGCAGTTTCGAATTTAGAGATCAATCATTGGAATGCCTTGTCCAGTGATTCGATGAATAACTATGCGACTGCCGGCGAGGGCAAGGAAAAAGAGGAGGTCCCGAACTCGCGAACATCTAATGGGTTTATACACAGTGATCTATCGATTTCATCCGATGAGGATGACTTGTTCAGTATATCGGACCTCATCTACAAGAACCAGGCCAACAAGTCGAAATCGATCGATCTGAATGAATTTCGTAAAACGTTCGGCAGTAGTCCTACGTTGTTAAATAATTTCGGAGGGACCAACTGTAATTTAGCCCCGCAACTGTCGCGATTGGACGCAATCCCATCACAATATCGGAGGGGTTACACCAATTTGAACGATGCGGGTCTGTCAAGTTCAACCTCCGAGCTGGAGTGCGTGAACGCTACCACGAAGAAAAAGACTGGAAGTGGTGACAACGGAGAGTTGTCGCCATTGCTAAAACATAGAAATAATGATCATGTTTCCTACGTCAGAAGCTACGAGAATTTAAACCGATATAAGGCTTTTTCTATGAAGAACGGAGAAGCAAGCGATATTTTGCGATATCAACAGGGTGGAGGGCAATTGTTGCCTGGTATTAGTAATTTAAGTAGTATTGCAGATCCGGTTCTAAATAACAGCGGTGGAAGCGGTTCGAATCTGATTGACGATAGTTTCACAGATTTCGAATATAGGTTCTCTAGGTTAAGTTGTTCGGGTGGAAACATTCATCACAATGGAAGTAGTATTAGTAGCAGTAGCAATAGTAGTAACAATACCAGTAGCAATACCCAGAATACTACCAGTAGTCAGCAAAATAGCAGTTATCACAGTGGTAGCAATAATCGAATGCCATCCTCGAACGATATAAACCAACGGAATCGTTTGCTACCCGGTCATCCTCCGTATAACTATACTTCTTCGCCCTTCAACAACTGTTCTACACCTGCTACGAATTACTGTTTTCCATCCGATGAAAGTCTCTTCAATGCTTTCTTCGACGATTTTGTGGAGATTGATACGAGCGATATATTCGACAATGCGGAGTACATCAACCTCGGGGGAAGTCGAAACTCTAACACTTCGACCTCGAAGATGCTGCAAAAGGCCAACAACACAAACCTTCTTTTGCCTGAAATTCTCCAACAAGATGAACTTCTGCTGAAAACCCAGTCAAGTTTCCCCGAAACTGATGATGATTTGCTCAGTGATGACACTCATTACTCGGCTATCCATCAGGTGGATGGTGGGGAGCCAGCCCATCCCACCCAGTCGGATGAGAAAGGATTACCGCCCATTATTTCCCAAGTCAAATCGCTAGATCAATCTTCAATGCACCATCACCCTGCCGAGCCGCTGAAATCGAAGAAACTTCGTTGTGCGCAATGCAACCGCAAGCTGGGCGTCATCATGATCATGAAATGTCATTGCGAGAAGATTTTCTGCGCACAGCATCGTTACGCCGAGGCGCACAACTGTTCTTACAATTTTAAACTCGAAGGAAAGAAACTTCTCGAGCGTGAGAATCCACTTGTGGTGGCTCAGAAATTACCCAAAATTTAG